From the genome of Cryomorphaceae bacterium 1068:
CGGCTTTTAGCAGGCATTCTTTGTATTCCTTGATGGGATCTGCCTGGATGGTGATAGCGCTACCTACCCCAAAGGCCAATTTCTTGGAATTGTTTTCGAAAAGCAAGGTGCGTATCAAAACGTTAAAATCAAAATCGCCATTGGGCTGCATGATGCCGAATGCACCTGAATACGCTCCTCGTTTAAAATTCTCGTACCGTTCAATAAGCTTCATCGCGCTGATTTTCGGAGCGCCCGTCATCGAACCCATGGGAAAAGTAGCCTTGAGGGCCTCCCACGAGTCCAGACCATCTTTAAGCTCGGCCTGTATGGTGCTAATAAGGTGATGAACCGTTTTGAACGAATATACACCAAATAGCTCTGAAACGTGAACGGAACCTCGCTTTGCCACACGTGAAAGGTCGTTTCTGACCAAGTCAACGATCATTACATTCTCGCTCTGTTCCTTCGGATCCATCGGCAAGTCAGCCTTGGACTTTTCATCTAAAACGGGATCTATCGAACGCTTTGCCGTACCCTTAATCGGTTGGGAGAAGAGTTTCTTACCTTCTCGTTTCAGGTAGCGCTCGGGTGAGCCTGATAAAACAAAGAAATCACCCAATCGTGCAAAAACCGAAAATGGAGCTTTGGTCTTTTGCCAAAGGGCATAAAATCCAGCGTATGGATTGAAATTGGGGCTATCAGCCGCAAATTGAATGCAGTAGTTTGCCTCGTAAATATCGCCTCGCTGAAGGTGAGCTTTCAATGAATTGGCAGCGGAGAGATATTCTGCTTCTGTAGTCCTTGGCTTGGGAAAAACTTCGATCTGCTTTTGATCAATTGGTTCAGCAGCTTCAAAATTTGCCAAAAACATTTCGCCTGTCTCAGCATTGATTGCATCGCAAAAAAGAGATCCGTTTTTAAAACTCACTCTGAGTTCTGCTTCAAAAAAAGCAGCTTCAGGTGAACTTAAATAATCCGAGTTTTCTGAGGTGAGTTTTTCTAAATCGTTCTTCAGGTCATAGCCTAAGTAGCCACAAACCTCACAGGTCGCCTCTGATTGAAACGTTTTAAGCCCCTCAAAAGCGCCTTCCGTTTGCCGAAGAGAAATGGTTCTCTTATCACCTGCATAAAAAGTAAAATCTGAGGAATCAGTGAGATAAAGTGAAAGATGGCTGTATTGAGATGAGAGCGCAATAATCCTTCTCAAAGTTTGATCGCCCTCCCTTTGAGTCAATATTTCTTTATGCCAGCTATATGCCAATCAGAGTCGTTCTTTAATCATCGATTCCATTGTATCAATCCACATGGGGTGGTCATTGAGACTTTCCACCAATTGGACTTTCTCTCCGCCGAACTCTTCGAAAATCTCTTGGTATTCGTCTCCAATTTCGATAGTCGTTTCTAAGCAATCAGCCACAAATGCCGGAGAGAATGCCAATAGTTTCTTGGCACCTTTCTTTCCCCATTCTTCTACCACTTTGTCGGAAAATGGCT
Proteins encoded in this window:
- a CDS encoding chorismate-binding protein: MRRIIALSSQYSHLSLYLTDSSDFTFYAGDKRTISLRQTEGAFEGLKTFQSEATCEVCGYLGYDLKNDLEKLTSENSDYLSSPEAAFFEAELRVSFKNGSLFCDAINAETGEMFLANFEAAEPIDQKQIEVFPKPRTTEAEYLSAANSLKAHLQRGDIYEANYCIQFAADSPNFNPYAGFYALWQKTKAPFSVFARLGDFFVLSGSPERYLKREGKKLFSQPIKGTAKRSIDPVLDEKSKADLPMDPKEQSENVMIVDLVRNDLSRVAKRGSVHVSELFGVYSFKTVHHLISTIQAELKDGLDSWEALKATFPMGSMTGAPKISAMKLIERYENFKRGAYSGAFGIMQPNGDFDFNVLIRTLLFENNSKKLAFGVGSAITIQADPIKEYKECLLKAEALMQSLRKTENELRGEIQS